A single genomic interval of Lynx canadensis isolate LIC74 chromosome A2, mLynCan4.pri.v2, whole genome shotgun sequence harbors:
- the LOC115505317 gene encoding BBSome-interacting protein 1-like — translation MAEVKSMFWEVLPKQGQLSVEDITTVVLCKPKLLPLKSLTLEKLEKMQQAAQDTIRQQEMAEKEQRQMTH, via the coding sequence ATGGCGGAAGTGAAGTCAATGTTCTGGGAAGTTCTTCCAAAACAAGGGCAGCTGTCTGTGGAAGATATAACCACAGTGGTGCTGTGTAAACCCAAACTTTTACCCTTAAAATCTCTGACTCtggaaaaattggagaaaatgcAGCAAGCAGCCCAGGATACGATTCGCCAAcaagaaatggcagaaaaggaGCAACGGCAAATGACTCACTGA
- the LOC115505324 gene encoding adhesion G protein-coupled receptor E2-like, translating into MRNRYRLLPGLLLLLLLLLLLLLIFRAASQNTRDINMCERPWRTPCVPYVDCQGVDGRYCMCGPGQELIPEMTFRNESENMCQGLLVLLLLTLGPVQKLSASAPTDCAQWCPPKSSCVNATACRCSPGFTSLSGDIFTNRLENCDDINECGPPPRVSCGKFAHCLNTEGSYHCTCSPGYELASGAKTFRSESENTCQVISVHIPESEPDDQKPEECCVESKQNYTDPPPYTHRKLHDQKGPPSRQDSNRQHHWGPAGNFFPSWTPPHGIKSRRLSRFFEKVEDLARKFIPAFAQDSIQGLIEGVDELLQTPQDLEALPRSEQRRVATNLLAGLEDVLRNISQALPNGTLTFNASAGTDLSLKVQEQGDRNVTLSLNQAKMLLSLDEVHESSDSGPAVVGLVSTPGMAKLLAEAPLVLDPKQQTVLREHRDFLAGGSPVLLSDVVSAFVSNKDTQNLSSPVTFIFSHHSVTPRPTQKVFCVFWEHSQDGGGHWSTTGCRMVATGDANTTCQCSHLSSFAVLMAHGHLQEEDPVLAVITYVGLGLSLLCLLLAALTFLLCKAIQNTSTSLHLQLSVCLFLAHLLFLTAIDQTKIKLLCAIIAGALHYLYLASFTWMLLDGLHLFLTARNLTMVNYSSVSRFMKRLMFPVGYGVPALIVAISAASRPSLYGTPTRCWLHTDKGFVWTILGPVCTIFSINLAFFLMTFWIVKNKLSSLNRDVSTLQNTRMLTLKATAQLLILGCTWCLGLLQVGPAARVMAYLFTIINSLQGAFIFLVYCLLSQQVREQYRKWFRGVRKAKAEPENYTLSSRTVSDASKHSAENYNELANLSLRK; encoded by the exons ATGAGGAACAGATATCGACTGCTGCCAG gactcttgctgctgctgctgctgctgctgctgctgctgttaatATTCAGAGCTGCTTCCCAGAACACTAGAG ACATCAACATGTGTGAGCGACCCTGGAGGACGCCCTGTGTACCCTACGTTGACTGCCAGGGCGTGGATGGGAGATACTGCATGTGCGGCCCAGGGCAGGAGCTGATTCCCGAGATGACGTTCAGGaatgagagtgaaaacatgtgtCAAG GGCTCTTGGTGCTGCTGCTGTTGACACTGGGGCCTGTACAGAAACTGAGTG CTTCTGCCCCCACAGACTGTGCTCAGTGGTGCCCTCCAAAGTCCTCATGTGTCAACGCCACGGCCTGTCGCTGCTCTCCAGGGTTCACTTCTTTATCCGGGGACATCTTCACCAACCGCTTGGAGAATTGTGATG ACATCAACGAGTGTGGACCACCCCCCAGAGTGTCCTGTGGAAAATTCGCACACTGCCTTAACACAGAGGGGAGCTACCACTGCACGTGCAGCCCAGGATACGAGCTTGCTTCTGGGGCAAAAACATTCAGGAGTGAAAGTGAGAACACGTGTCAAG TAATTTCAGTTCACATTCCTGAGAGTGAACCAGATGACCAGAAGCCAGAAGAATGCTGTGTGGAGTCTAAGCAGAATTACACGGATCCACCCCCATACACACATAGAAAATTACATGATCAGAAGGGGCCCCCGTCGAGACAAGATAGCAACAGACAGCATCATTGGGGACCAGCAG GCAACTTTTTCCCCAGCTGGACCCCACCCCATGGAATCAAGAGCCGG AGACTCTCCCGCTTCTTTGAAAAAGTCGAAGATCTGGCCAGAAAGTTCATACCAGCCTTTGCCCAGGACAGCATCCAG GGCCTCATAGAGGGGGTGGATGAGTTGTTGCAGACCCCACAAGACCTGGAGGCGCTGCCCCGCTCAGAGCAGCGCCGTGTGGCCACGAACCTGCTCGCTGGCCTGGAGGACGTCCTGAGAAACATAAGCCAGGCCCTGCCCAATGGGACATTGACCTTCAATGCATCTGCAGGCACAG ACCTGTCCCTGAAGGTGCAAGAACAAGGAGACAGAAATGTCACCTTGAGTCTGAACCAGGCAAAGATGCTGCTGAGCTTGGATGAGGTGCATGAATCTAGTGACTCAG GTCCTGCTGTGGTGGGCCTCGTCTCCACTCCAGGGATGGCCAAGTTACTGGCCGAGGCGCCCCTGGTCCTGGACCCTAAGCAGCAGACAGTTCTGCGTGAACACAGGGACTTCCTGGCAGGAGGCTCCCCTGTCCTGCTCTCGGATGTTGTCTCTGCCTTTGTGAGCAACAAGGACACCCAGAACCTCAGCTCCCCTGTCACCTTCATCTTCTCCCACCAC TCGGTGACGCCCAGGCCAACGCAGAAGGTGTTCTGTGTCTTCTGGGAGCACAGTCAGGATGGAGGCGGTCATTGGTCCACCACGGGCTGCAGGATGGTGGCCACCGGAGATGCCAACACCACCTGCCAGTGCTCCCACCTCAGCAGCTTTGCCGTCCTCATGGCCCACGGCCACCTGCAG GAGGAGGATCCCGTGCTGGCTGTCATCACCTACGTGGGGCTGGGCCTCTCCCTGCTGTGCCTCCTCCTGGCAGCCCTCACCTTCCTCCTGTGCAAAGCCATCCAGAACACCAGCACCTCGCTCCACCTGCAGCTCTCGGTCTGCCTCTTCCTGGCCCACCTGCTCTTCCTCACGGCCATCGACCAGACCAAGATCAAG ctgctgTGCGCCATCATCGCGGGGGCCTTACACTATCTCTACCTGGCCTCCTTCACCTGGATGCTGTTGGACGGTCTACACCTCTTCCTCACGGCACGCAACCTGACGATGGTCAACTACTCCAGTGTGAGCAGGTTCATGAAGAGACTCATGTTCCCTGTGGGCTATGGAGTCCCGGCTCTAATCGTGGCCATTTCTGCTGCTTCCAGACCTTCCCTTTATGGAACACCCACCAG ATGCTGGCTCCACACAGACAAAGGATTTGTATGGACCATCCTGGGCCCCGTCTGCACCATCTTCTCC ATTAATCTGGCCTTCTTTCTGATGACCTTCTGGATTGTGAAAAACAAGCTCTCCTCCCTCAACAGAGATGTGTCCACCCTCCAGAACACCAG GATGCTGACATTGAAAGCGACGGCTCAGCTCCTCATCCTGGGCTGCACGTGGTGTCTGGGCCTCCTGCAGGTGGGGCCAGCTGCCCGAGTCATGGCTTACCTCTTCACCATCATCAACAGCCTGCAGGGAGCGTTCATCTTCCTGGTGTACTGCCTCCTCAGCCAGCAG GTCCGGGAGCAGTACCGGAAATGGTTCAGAGGGGTCAGGAAAGCCAAAGCCGAGCCTGAGAATTACACGCTCTCAAGCAGGACCGTGTCTGATGCCTCCAAGCACAGTGCG GAGAATTATAATGAACTGGCGAACTTGTCTCttagaaagtga